The Impatiens glandulifera chromosome 3, dImpGla2.1, whole genome shotgun sequence genome contains a region encoding:
- the LOC124929655 gene encoding F-box protein At3g07870-like: MTVLNSTRGLLCLQPYCYSGPHCVFNPFTLEFTLIPDSVKGIKEYSVLSYGFGYCPISDKYKVLKIIKLWNLNGNNPPLLTTEIYTLGTPSWRRVQDAPMVVYNDYVPTFLNGSLHWMINEQVGITIYNSYGYMISFDLNNEKYGQVALPPPLDIGRDRKHMKMVTLGVFEGWLSVFVLNSNKSLDVWAMKEYGVRESWAREIVVDTSLFFLSHRSFPVNYVNDGEDVLFFNADYGIFTYKLFERRIVNCIKFTGWRPNDDYEAKALNHVPILLSLNELVVGAQVHRLTGR, from the coding sequence ATGACGGTCTTGAACTCCACCCGCGGCCTGCTATGCCTTCAACCGTATTGTTACTCAGGACCCCATTGCGTCTTCAATCCCTTTACTCTGGAATTTACCCTCATCCCGGATTCCGTCAAAGGGATAAAAGAGTACTCTGTTCTGTCTTACGGATTCGGGTACTGTCCAATTTCCGATAAATACAAGGTGCTGAAGATAATAAAGCTATGGAATCTAAATGGCAATAACCCACCTCTTCTTACTACTGAGATTTACACACTGGGAACCCCTAGTTGGAGGAGAGTTCAAGATGCTCCAATGGTTGTGTACAATGACTACGTTCCTACTTTCCTGAACGGATCTTTGCATTGGATGATAAACGAGCAGGTTGGAATAACTATATACAATTCTTATGGTTACATGATTTCATTCGATCTCAATAATGAGAAATACGGACAAGTAGCTCTGCCTCCTCCTCTTGACATCGGGAGAGATAGAAAACACATGAAAATGGTTACCCTCGGAGTGTTTGAAGGCTGGTTGAGTGTATTTGTgctcaattcaaataaaagtttagATGTTTGGGCCATGAAGGAGTACGGTGTTCGTGAATCGTGGGCGAGGGAGATTGTTGTGGATACGTCGCTCTTTTTCTTGTCTCACCGTTCATTTCCGGTGAATTATGTTAATGACGGGGAAGATGTGTTGTTCTTTAATGCTGATTATGGTATCTTTACATATAAACTCTTTGAGAGGAGGATTGTGAATTGTATTAAGTTTACTGGGTGGAGGCCTAATGATGATTATGAAGCAAAAGCATTGAATCATGTTCCTATCTTGCTGTCCCTCAACGAACTAGTCGTCGGAGCCCAGGTCCATCGCCTAACTGGAaggtaa